One Azospirillum sp. TSA2s genomic region harbors:
- a CDS encoding homogentisate 1,2-dioxygenase translates to MKNWISFPKVEGTASRQAHVRLPAGTYEREMGREGFFGPATQMHHAHPPTGWTSFDGPLRPRAFDLNHVDSMPGCPLEAPALMGNGATQVRLWRFKGKMDHLARNADGDDLLFFHQGGGHLFCDYGHLEVREGDYVVLPRNTCWRLETDEAVMVLMVEATNDAYKLPHKGLVGTHAIFDPAVLDVPALDDAFQAQKHECETLVRVKKRGQLCAMTYPFNPLDAVGWHGDLAPVRLNWRDIRPLMSHRYHLPPSAHSTWIAGRFIICTFVPRPIESDPEALKLPYYHSNDDFDEVLFYHRGQFFSRDNIHPGMVTYHPSGFPHGPHPKAYEVAQKFERKETDEVAVMIDTRDPLDVYQAMEGVEWGAYADSWKAK, encoded by the coding sequence ATGAAGAACTGGATTTCGTTTCCGAAGGTCGAGGGCACCGCGTCGCGTCAGGCCCATGTCCGGCTTCCCGCCGGCACCTACGAGCGCGAGATGGGGCGTGAAGGCTTCTTCGGCCCGGCGACCCAGATGCACCATGCCCACCCGCCGACCGGCTGGACCAGCTTCGACGGGCCGCTGCGCCCGCGCGCCTTCGACCTGAACCATGTCGATTCCATGCCCGGCTGCCCGTTGGAGGCACCGGCCCTGATGGGCAACGGGGCGACCCAGGTGCGGCTGTGGCGCTTCAAGGGCAAGATGGACCATCTGGCCCGCAACGCCGACGGCGACGACCTGCTGTTCTTCCACCAGGGCGGCGGTCACCTGTTCTGCGACTACGGCCATCTGGAGGTGCGCGAGGGCGATTATGTCGTGCTGCCGCGCAACACCTGCTGGCGGCTGGAAACGGACGAGGCGGTGATGGTGCTGATGGTGGAGGCCACCAACGACGCCTACAAGCTGCCGCACAAGGGGCTGGTCGGCACCCACGCCATCTTCGATCCGGCGGTGCTGGACGTCCCGGCGCTGGACGACGCCTTCCAGGCGCAGAAGCACGAGTGCGAGACTCTGGTCCGGGTCAAGAAGCGCGGGCAGCTCTGCGCCATGACCTATCCGTTCAACCCGCTGGACGCGGTGGGCTGGCATGGCGATCTGGCGCCGGTGCGGCTGAACTGGCGCGATATCCGGCCGCTGATGAGCCACCGCTACCACCTGCCGCCCTCGGCGCACAGCACCTGGATCGCAGGCCGCTTCATCATCTGCACCTTCGTGCCGCGGCCCATCGAGTCGGATCCGGAGGCGCTGAAGCTGCCCTATTATCACTCGAACGACGATTTCGACGAGGTGCTGTTCTATCACCGCGGCCAGTTCTTCTCGCGCGACAACATCCATCCCGGCATGGTCACCTACCACCCCTCGGGCTTCCCGCATGGGCCGCACCCGAAGGCCTACGAGGTGGCGCAGAAGTTCGAGCGCAAGGAAACCGACGAGGTCGCGGT